One stretch of Anabas testudineus chromosome 24, fAnaTes1.2, whole genome shotgun sequence DNA includes these proteins:
- the gtf2a1 gene encoding transcription initiation factor IIA subunit 1 isoform X1, whose amino-acid sequence MASSANSNPVPKLYKSVIEDVISEVRELFLDEGVDEQVLLELKTLWENKLMQSKAVEGFHTDEQAALQATQQQQQQHQQQVQQAQQVQQVTQPAQTQQVILPPQPQQAPQQQVIVPDSAKILQHMNATGMSAAATAATLALPTGVAPYQHIITQQGQILQVVRAANGAQYIIQQPQQQIVLQQQMQPGGVQAPVIQQVLAPLQGGLPQQTGVIIQPQQIVLASGNKVPGNTQVMQAAAMAPQPGQAATAAQVQQVQQAQDAAAAQAPPQPQAQQQAQPQTQTQPQAQQPPMMLQVDGNGDSSSEEDDDEEEEYDEDDEEEKDKDGGEDGQVEEEPLNSGDDVSDEEDQELFDTENVVVCQYDKIHRSKNKWKFHLKDGIMNLNGRDFVFSKAIGDAEW is encoded by the exons ATGGCGAGCTCGGCTAACTCGAACCCAGTG CCTAAACTGTATAAATCTGTGATTGAGGATGTGATCAGCGAGGTGCGAGAGCTCTTCCTGGACGAGGGGGTGGACGAGCAAGTGCTTCTGGAGCTGAAAACG CTATGGGAGAACAAGCTGATGCAGTCCAAGGCAGTGGAGGGCTTCCATACTGACGAGCAGGCAGCCCTGCAGgccactcagcagcagcaacagcaacatcagcagcaggttcagcagGCCCAGCAAGTCCAGCAAGTGACCCAGCCCGCACAGACTCAGCAAGTCATCCTGCCCCCCCAGCCACAGCAAG CTCCCCAACAGCAAGTCATTGTTCCGGATTCGGCGAAGATTCTACAGCACATGAATGCAACGGGGATG AGTGCAGCAGCTACCGCAGCAACTCTTGCTTTGCCCACTGGGGTCGCCCCGTACCAACACATCATCACCCAACAAG GTCAGATTCTACAGGTGGTCCGGGCCGCCAACGGGGCTCAGTACATCATCCAGCAGCCCCAGCAGCAGATcgtcctgcagcagcagatgcagccTGGTGGCGTACAGGCACCAGTCATACAACAG GTCCTGGCTCCTCTGCAGGGAGGTCTGCCCCAGCAAACAGGAGTCATCATTCAGCCGCAGCAGATCGTCTTAGCTTCAGGAAACAAAGTACCAGGCAATACACAG GTCATGCAGGCAGCAGCTATGGCGCCGCAGCCTGGTcaggcagcaacagcagctcagGTCCAGCAGGTTCAGCAGGCccaggatgctgctgctgcacaggcCCCCCCACAGCCCCAGGCTCAGCAGCAGGCACAGCCCCAGACTCAAACCCAGCCTCAGGCACAGCAGCCTCCCATGATGCTGCAGGTGGACGGAAATGGAGACTCCTCCTCAGAAGAGGATgacgatgaggaggaggagtacGATGAAGAcgatgaagaggagaaggacaaggatggaggagaggacGGGCAGGTTGAGGAG GAGCCACTGAACAGTGGGGATGACGTCAGTGATGAGGAGGACCAGGAGCTGTTTGATACAGAGAATGTAGTGGTGTGCCAGTATGACAAG ATTCACAGAAGTAAGAACAAATGGAAATTCCACCTGAAAGACGGGATCATGAATCTGAATGGGAGAGACTTTGTCTTCTCCAAAGCCATTGGGGATGCTGAGTGGTGA
- the gtf2a1 gene encoding transcription initiation factor IIA subunit 1 isoform X2, translating into MQSKAVEGFHTDEQAALQATQQQQQQHQQQVQQAQQVQQVTQPAQTQQVILPPQPQQAPQQQVIVPDSAKILQHMNATGMSAAATAATLALPTGVAPYQHIITQQGQILQVVRAANGAQYIIQQPQQQIVLQQQMQPGGVQAPVIQQVLAPLQGGLPQQTGVIIQPQQIVLASGNKVPGNTQVMQAAAMAPQPGQAATAAQVQQVQQAQDAAAAQAPPQPQAQQQAQPQTQTQPQAQQPPMMLQVDGNGDSSSEEDDDEEEEYDEDDEEEKDKDGGEDGQVEEEPLNSGDDVSDEEDQELFDTENVVVCQYDKIHRSKNKWKFHLKDGIMNLNGRDFVFSKAIGDAEW; encoded by the exons ATGCAGTCCAAGGCAGTGGAGGGCTTCCATACTGACGAGCAGGCAGCCCTGCAGgccactcagcagcagcaacagcaacatcagcagcaggttcagcagGCCCAGCAAGTCCAGCAAGTGACCCAGCCCGCACAGACTCAGCAAGTCATCCTGCCCCCCCAGCCACAGCAAG CTCCCCAACAGCAAGTCATTGTTCCGGATTCGGCGAAGATTCTACAGCACATGAATGCAACGGGGATG AGTGCAGCAGCTACCGCAGCAACTCTTGCTTTGCCCACTGGGGTCGCCCCGTACCAACACATCATCACCCAACAAG GTCAGATTCTACAGGTGGTCCGGGCCGCCAACGGGGCTCAGTACATCATCCAGCAGCCCCAGCAGCAGATcgtcctgcagcagcagatgcagccTGGTGGCGTACAGGCACCAGTCATACAACAG GTCCTGGCTCCTCTGCAGGGAGGTCTGCCCCAGCAAACAGGAGTCATCATTCAGCCGCAGCAGATCGTCTTAGCTTCAGGAAACAAAGTACCAGGCAATACACAG GTCATGCAGGCAGCAGCTATGGCGCCGCAGCCTGGTcaggcagcaacagcagctcagGTCCAGCAGGTTCAGCAGGCccaggatgctgctgctgcacaggcCCCCCCACAGCCCCAGGCTCAGCAGCAGGCACAGCCCCAGACTCAAACCCAGCCTCAGGCACAGCAGCCTCCCATGATGCTGCAGGTGGACGGAAATGGAGACTCCTCCTCAGAAGAGGATgacgatgaggaggaggagtacGATGAAGAcgatgaagaggagaaggacaaggatggaggagaggacGGGCAGGTTGAGGAG GAGCCACTGAACAGTGGGGATGACGTCAGTGATGAGGAGGACCAGGAGCTGTTTGATACAGAGAATGTAGTGGTGTGCCAGTATGACAAG ATTCACAGAAGTAAGAACAAATGGAAATTCCACCTGAAAGACGGGATCATGAATCTGAATGGGAGAGACTTTGTCTTCTCCAAAGCCATTGGGGATGCTGAGTGGTGA